In Vigna unguiculata cultivar IT97K-499-35 chromosome 3, ASM411807v1, whole genome shotgun sequence, a single genomic region encodes these proteins:
- the LOC114175181 gene encoding uncharacterized protein LOC114175181, giving the protein MEGNMSHVAIPLFDGESYDLWAVRMQTYLEGLDLWEVVEEDDVPLSENPTMAQMKAHKEKKTRKAKAKSCLFAGVSQMIMTRIMTLKSPKEIWEYLKAEYEGNEKIRVLERYEASIASLENTKDLSTITFTEVIHALQAQEQRRLMREDHEAVEGNLNYTEDNALIVKKNRRSKYNNTQVFPSCPHCKRKGHQPNWCWWRPDVKCHKCGQLGHVEKVCKSKDSEEDVQIVENKSDEDKSEEDLLFTTSCVTTNQSSKDWIIDSGCTNHMTHDREIFKELNKSNISKYASQLLDLLVHNLYRHCIKCKVGKERE; this is encoded by the exons ATGGAAGGAAATATGTCACACGTCGCTATTCCACTCTTTGATGGTGAAAGCTATGATCTATGGGCGGTAAGGATGCAAACATATCTAGAGGGGCTAGATCTATGGGAAGTTGTGGAGGAAGATGATGTTCCCTTATCTGAAAATCCCACCATGGCTCAAATGAAAGcgcataaagaaaagaaaacgagaAAGGCAAAGGCAAAATCATGCTTGTTCGCAGGTGTTTCACAAATGATTATGACCAGGATCATGACTCTAAAGTCTCCCAAAGAAATTTGGGAATACTTGAAAGCAGAATATGAAGGGAACGAGAAGATTCgag TGCTGGAAAGATATGAGGCATCTATTGCTTCcttagaaaatacaaaagatttGTCTACAATCACCTTTACAGAGGTGATACATGCCTTGCAAGCACAAGAACAACGAAGATTGATGAGAGAAGATCATGAGGCGGTTGaaggtaatttaaattacacgGAAGATAATGCTCTCATAGTCAAGAAAAATAGAAGgagcaaatacaacaacacaCAAGTTTTTCCATCTTGTCCCCATTGCAAGAGAAAAGGTCATCAACCCAATTGGTGTTGGTGGAGGCCAGATGTCAAATGTCACAAATGCGGTCAATTGGGACATGTGGAAAAGGTATGCAAATCTAAAGATTCTGAAGAAGATGTTCAAATTGTGGAGAATAAATCAGATGAGGATAAATCAGAGGAAGATCTACTTTTTACAACATCATGTGTCACAACCAACCAATCTTCAAAAGATTGGATTATAGATAGTGGTTGTACAAACCATATGACTCATGATAGAGAAATTTTCAAGGAGctgaataaatcaaatatttccaag TATGCCTCGCAGCTCTTGGACCTTCTTGTCCATAATCTGTACAGGCATTGTATCAAATGTaag gttggaaaggaACGAGAGTAA